In one Zymoseptoria tritici IPO323 chromosome 10, whole genome shotgun sequence genomic region, the following are encoded:
- a CDS encoding uncharacterized protein (UDP-N-ACETYLGLUCOSAMINE--PEPTIDE N-ACETYLGLUCOSAMINYLTRANSFERASE), giving the protein MSVDVTPPNRHSSSAFLSGKPTSSALGYPDESMPYLTQQYALPIHRANTVRSATDSGTVAHRAETTLRRKTPNGTLNAGFDVSTDHPFPPLKHQAVPLSNGITPRLDPSHAYNGKRTFLEHQYQQRQNVGLTPWDGQHGTDWQNDPYGQPMNAFPADSVLSQMPAQHYGIQQYYGQTVPSVRQPSFQYLGPTASGGQGSGPYGPYWHDGTFVPYRPAAIRDPRFYHQHVPNFTGQQLLPQLPPPQGSLWAQNIPIPIPQTTSHLGHFAPSFTAIPSQHSSIDLEYGSASPNGQQRERTFSWALQQYRELLAYIHHTRRQQQQSRQAQGQQHVAQRPSFYPKPPQPSPSGSSLQIGKTRTEHSRAFRQPIGTSISTMLPPLPVDDSPPVRAATALTQMTALCSRTDWQWIDGMHLGGCLAYGLGHYEKALKWYDKVLERDPKHLEATSNLAATLLALGQRKEAEQNWMKVVKSAPNHFEAVEHLVGLLCHDQRSKDAIKVIEYVERSLRQRRNSDLLKAAEKQSECSSSTASRSPCISELSDKGVHDFDVDGDGHVLDHRDSNEPGFGSSGFAIPGCDNGRILALIHAKGNMLYGLGDNPGAATAFEDAVLIAAGRRFEGIQGLIKNILTVVSPASRLQHTQQRTPTLSTDPVLLSPEQALQTSKLCFPHVGELPGLQHVLGGPQSLARKAVVSTTSNSLLSLAKIFQDGLSNASRAAGLSPLAHGVRDILALYYLSLSLQPSPSTANNVGILLASVQQSAAPVAANHRAEIPGVVPGSGIALALQYYNYGLQLDQNHAHLYTNLGSLLKDIGQLDAAINMYERAVKCDGKFDIALANLANAVKDKGRISDAIVYYKRAVEVNPDFAEAVCGLANALNSVCSWQSRGGIAEDGGRRDRWHVDANGMLLDARQSGATSTGWVKRVVDIVEKQLKEGENWGAGTLSPPVLEDILQQITGSDVASKVDLQELTKRLRKTLDVWTGQKWEGGRLVRLIERATKRISWQRYQDTYVQKRQGPLSNYKRPRLPSALTIPTAPTVLPFHTFTCPMSSKQIRQISQRNALRISTATLKSPWLPSQVFPPPRPPAPCLRVGYVSSDFNNHPLAHLMQSVFGLHDQKRVEAICYATTASDNSPHRQQIQNEAPVFHDASSWSAERLVKQIVQDGCHILVNLNGYTRGARNEVFAARPAPIQMSFMGFAGTLGAEWCDYLLADETSVPPDTLRPWRRNVDLEDQLVDENMGGDDDDWVYGENIIYCRDTFFCCDHKQSAPDANDRRLGWDEEQRRRWQMRKELFPQLSDETIIFGNFNQLYKIDPTTFRTWLRILARVPNSILWLLRFPDLGESHLLATARLWAGSEVASRVIFTDVAPKHLHISRARVCDLVLDTAECNAHTTAADVLWSGTPLLTLPRYAYKMCSRMAASILRGALPKNEEGDQAAVELIAHNEEDYEDKAVALGKSMSYPRESKGFGQGRLVELRKMLFHARWSSGLFDTKRWVRDLEDAYDEAWRRWVAGEGGDIWLDQIPSKA; this is encoded by the exons ATGAGCGTCGATGTTACGCCTCCTAACAGACATTCTTCGAGTGCGTTCTTGTCTGGCAAGCCCACGAGCTCTGCTTTGGGATACCCGGACGAATCCATGCCGTACCTCACGCAGCAGTACGCATTGCCCATTCACAGGGCCAATACCGTCAGAAGTGCTACAGATAGTGGAACTGTAGCACACCGGGCAGAGACCACGCTCCGTCGAAAAACTCCCAACGGCACGCTCAATGCCGGATTTGACGTCTCCACTGATCATCCATTCCCTCCGTTGAAGCACCAAGCTGTTCCTTTGAGCAATGGCATCACACCACGACTCGACCCTTCTCACGCATACAATGGCAAGCGCACGTTTCTCGAGCATCAGTACCAACAACGACAGAACGTTGGCCTCACACCCTGGGATGGTCAACATGGGACTGATTGGCAGAACGATCCCTATGGACAGCCAATGAACGCATTTCCAGCGGACTCTGTGTTGAGCCAAATGCCGGCGCAACATTACGGTATTCAACAGTACTATGGTCAGACTGTGCCAAGCGTGAGGCAGCCCTCTTTCCAGTATCTTGGGCCAACAGCATCAGGTGGCCAAGGCTCAGGTCCTTACGGTCCATACTGGCATGATGGGACCTTTGTTCCCTACAGACCAGCTGCCATTCGCGACCCTCGATTTTATCACCAGCACGTTCCCAACTTTACTGGCCAGCAGCTCCTCCCGCAgctacctcctcctcagggCAGTCTATGGGCACAGAACATTCCCATTCCCATACCCCAGACGACATCTCACCTCGGCCACTTTGCACCATCATTCACAGCTATCCCATCA CAACATTCGAGCATTGATCTCGAGTATGGCTCGGCCTCCCCCAACGGACAACAGCGTGAGAGAACCTTTTCCTGGGCCCTTCAGCAATATCGAGAACTACTTGCATACATACATCACACCAGACGTCAACAGCAGCAGAGTCGGCAGGCACAGGGACAGCAGCACGTCGCGCAGCGACCCAGCTTCTACCCTAAACCTCCGCAACCATCTCCCTCTGGCTCTTCCCTGCAGATCGGCAAGACGAGGACAGAAC ACAGTCGAGCTTTCCGACAGCCAATTGgaacctccatctccacgaTGCTCCCGCCGCTACCAGTCGATGACTCTCCGCCTGTTCGCGCCGCAACCGCGTTGACTCAGATGACAGCTCTTTGCTCGCGTACAGACTGGCAATGGATTGATGGAATGCATTTGGGAGGCTGCCTGGCATATGGACTAGGTCATTACGAGAAAGCACTGAAATGGTACGACAAGGTGCTGGAGAGGGATCCGAAACATCTCGAGGCAACCTCCAATCTAGCCGCCACGCTGCTCGCTCTGGGCCAAAGGAAGGAGGCGGAGCAGAATTGGATGAAAGTCGTCAAATCTGCTCCTAATCATTTCGAGGCTGTTGAACATCTGGTGGGATTGTTGTGTCACGATCAGAGGAGCAAAGACGCAATCAAGGTCATCGAGTACGTGGAGCGCTCGCTGCGACAAAGGAGAAATTCGGATCTCCTCAAAGCAGCCGAAAAACAGAGCGAATGCTCTTCATCGACGGCAAGCCGTTCACCGTGCATTTCTGAGCTGTCTGACAAAGGTGTTCATGACTTTGATGTGGATGGAGACGGGCATGTACTGGACCACCGTGACAGCAATGAGCCAGGGTTTGGGTCGAGTGGCTTCGCAATTCCCGGCTGCGACAACGGACGAATTCTGGCGTTGATACATGCCAAAGGGAACATGCTGTACGGACTCGGAGACAATCCTGGTGCCGCGACCGCCTTTGAGGACGCCGTGCTGATCGCGGCCGGGCGACGTTTCGAAGGGATACAAGGGCTGATCAAGAATATTCTCACCGTGGTGTCACCGGCGTCCCGCCTGCAACATACACAGCAGCGAACGCCAACTCTATCCACAGACCCCGTTCTCCTCTCTCCCGAGCAGGCGTTGCAGACGTCCAAACTCTGCTTCCCACACGTTGGTGAGCTACCCGGCCTCCAACACGTCCTAGGAGGGCCACAAAGCCTTGCGCGGAAAGCTGTTGTGTCAACTACAAGCAACTCGCTGCTATCCTTGGCCAAGATCTTCCAGGACGGCTTGTCCAACGCGAGTCGGGCAGCCGGGCTCAGTCCACTTGCTCATGGCGTGCGTGACATTCTCGCGCTGTACTACCTTTCGCTATCGCTGCAGCCCAGCCCCTCGACAGCCAACAATGTTGGCATTCTGCTTGCAAGCGTCCAGCAATCTGCGGCGCCGGTCGCTGCCAACCACAGGGCTGAGATTCCCGGTGTCGTCCCAGGGAGTGGCATTGCGCTGGCACTGCaatactataactacggaTTGCAGCTCGACCAGAATCATGCACATCTCTACACCAATCTTGGAAGCCTGCTCAAGGACATTGGACAGCTCGATGCTGCCATCAATATGTACGAGCGTGCGGTGAAGTGTGACGGGAAGTTCGACATTGCTCTCGCAAACCTTGCAAACGCCGTCAAAGACAAAGGCAGAATCAGCGATGCTATCGTCTACTACAAAAGAGCAGTAGAAGTCAATCCCGACTTTGCCGAAGCGGTATGTGGTCTTGCGAACGCATTGAACTCTGTCTGCAGCTGGCAATCACGAGGTGGCATAGCCGAGGATGGAGGCCGCCGAGATCGTTGGCATGTTGACGCCAACGGCATGCTTCTGGACGCTCGACAGTCGGGCGCAACGAGCACAGGCTGGGTGAAGCGTGTGGTGGACATTGTTGAAAAGCAACTCAAAGAGGGCGAAAATTGGGGCGCTGGAACACTGTCGCCTCCTGTGCTGGAAGACATCCTGCAACAAATCACCGGGTCCGATGTTGCGAGCAAGGTAGATCTGCAAGAGCTAACCAAAAGGCTACGGAAGACTCTCGACGTATGGACAGGCCAGAAGTGGGAAGGCGGAAGATTGGTCAGGCTGATCGAACGCGCAACGAAACGCATCTCCTGGCAAAGGTATCAAGACACTTATGTGCAGAAGCGACAAGGTCCATTGTCCAATTATAAGCGACCGCGATTGCCCAGCGCCCTCACGATACCCACCGCACCGACCGTCCTTCCATTCCACACCTTCACTTGTCCGATGTCATCCAAGCAGATCCGACAAATCTCGCAGCGCAACGCGCTTCGCATATCCACGGCCACCTTGAAATCACCCTGGCTGCCATCACAAGTCTTTCCGCCGCCGAGGCCGCCGGCGCCTTGCTTGAGGGTTGGCTACGTGTCGTCTGACTTCAACAACCATCCCCTCGCGCACTTGATGCAATCAGTGTTCGGTCTGCATGATCAGAAGCGTGTGGAGGCTATATGCTATGCGACCACAGCCAGCGACAACTCACCACATCGTCAGCAGATCCAAAACGAGGCTCCGGTCTTCCACGATGCGAGTTCTTGGTCGGCTGAGAGGCTTGTCAAACAAATTGTGCAGGACGGCTGCCATATTTTGGTGAATCTCAACGGCTATACACGTGGTGCGCGCAACGAAGTCTTCGCAGCTCGTCCGGCTCCGATACAGATGTCCTTTATGGGATTTGCGGGAACACTGGGCGCAGAGTGGTGCGACTATTTGTTGGCTGATGAGACCTCCGTTCCGCCAGACACGCTCCGACCTTGGCGCAGGAACGTTGATCTTGAAGACCAGCTTGTTGACGAGAACATGGgcggtgatgatgacgatTGGGTGTACGGCGAGAACATCATCTACTGCCGCGACACATTCTTCTGCTGTGATCACAAGCAGAGTGCACCGGATGCGAATGACAGACGCCTGGGGTGGGACGAAGAGCAGAGACGAAGATGGCAGATGCGGAAAGAGCTCTTCCCACAACTGTCCGATGAAACGATCATCTTTGGCAACTTCAATCAGCTCTACAAG ATCGATCCCACCACTTTCCGCACATGGCTTCGCATTCTCGCTCGTGTGCCAAACTCCATCCTCTGGCTCCTCCGCTTCCCGGACCTAGGCGAATCCCATCTCCTCGCCACCGCTCGTCTTTGGGCCGGTTCGGAAGTCGCATCGCGAGTCATCTTCACTGACGTGGCGCCCAAGCACCTCCACATCTCGCGAGCGCGCGTATGTGACCTGGTCCTCGACACGGCGGAGTGCAATGCTCATACCACGGCCGCCGATGTGTTGTGGAGCGGCACGCCCTTGCTGACGTTGCCGAGGTATGCTTACAAAATGTGCAGTCGCATGGCGGCTAGTATTCTTCGAGGTGCTCTGCCGAAGAACGAAGAGGGCGACCAGGCTGCGGTGGAGTTGATTGCACACAACGAAGAGGACTACGAAGACAAAGCCGTTGCGTTGGGAAAGTCCATGTCTTATCCTCGGGAAAGCAAAGGTTTCGGGCAAGGACGACTCGTGGAGTTGAGAAAGATGTTGTTTCATGCTCGTTGGAGCAGTGGACTGTTTGACACGAAGCGCTGGGTCAGAGATTTGGAGGATGCTTATGATGAGgcttggaggagatgggTGGCGGGTGAGGGAGGGGATATTTGGCTGGATCAAATTCCAAGCAAGGCATGA
- the MGSUL3 gene encoding MGSUL3 probable sulphate transporter (Probable sulphate transporter. There are four sulphate transporter-like proteins within this species.): MPPPSPEESRIRPNFMNGDRPENEIETAATGAEGIIEEPRNSADARTSLLENSGGIAKGTDNGGQPYVFRHRPGYLQSYGSTNSTYAQSDAGSFEARPNLGDRYPTTDDMNRERAGIAESIAESVTDGLLGPSKKRGTTYWLARKAGIRSQWMMYVHYYIPITNWARQYRWSFVKGDFISALTMSSFYIPMALSYASNLSHMPPINGLYAFVFNPFVYAILGTCPQMVVGPEAAGSLLVGSVVSEAIKSGKVRDDDGMKAAQVGGMVTGLAGGIILLAGLLRLGFLDSVLSRPFLRGFISSIGLVIFVNQLVPEMGLDKVAEHSSKAHGSPLDSLIFMSENGDKISKITCAVSFSAVAIILVCRELKRRLQPLPKLGWVVYFPDRFIIVVLSAVCCWFFEWDKKGLDILGDIRAPAGVRVFEPHGILAKDNFKHVNDAFETAFIIALLGFFESCVAAKALGGGTTKTETVRKTKEDGTVEEVEEADGIRGMTVSSNRELVALGIANLIGGTFMAIPAFGGYGRSKVNASTGGKTPMSSIFLSLITVICTLFLLPYFYYIPKGVLSAMITVVSISLLEEAPHDIRFFYKIGGYPELFLMLLIFLTTFFWSLRGGIIVGIIFSLIRLLKHATRPRIQIVGRIPGTRDFDNAEALAQEGQVELVPHCLIVKIPEPLTFANTGSLKDRLKRLEDHGTNYAHPALPSVRGREHNKNVIFDIHGVTSMDFAATQVLVEIVKDYIDRGTMVFFCRVPSRKGKVWELFNRSGIVDLCGGEHNFYRNVEAALRATEKTSTFFDYANQVGGGAGVSDDDASGTVTQQEGNVEAKALPKV, from the exons atgcctcctccatcgcctgaAGAGTCTCGAATACGACCGAATTTCATGAATGGCGATCGACCGGAGAATGAGATAGAGACGGCAGCGACTGGGGCAGAAGGAATCATTGAAGAGCCACGGAACAGCGCTGATGCACGTACATCGTTATTGGAGAATTCTGGCGGCATCGCAAAAGGCACAGACAATGGCGGTCAGCCGTACGTGTTCAGGCATCGTCCAGGATATCTTCAAAGCTACGGCAGCACAAACAGTACATACGCGCAAAGCGATGCGGGCAGCTTCGAGGCTCGACCGAACTTGGGCGACCGCTATCCCACCACGGACGACATGAATCGTGAAAGAGCAGGAATCGCGGAAAGCATTGCGGAATCAGTAACAGACGGTCTACTCGGCCCGTCGAAGAAGCGAGGGACCACATACTGGCTTGCGAGGAAAGCAGGTATCAGAAGCCAATGGATGAT GTACGTCCATTATTACATCCCGATCACGAATTGGGCGCGACAGTACCGCTGGAGCTTCGTCAAGGGCGACTTCATCTCCGCCTTGACCATGTCAAGCTTCTACATCCCAATGGCACTGTCGTATGCCTCTAATCTCAGCCACATGCCACCGATCAACGGCCTTTACGCATTTGTTTTCAACCCGTTCGTCTACGCCATTCTTGGGACATGTCCGCAAATGGTCGTCGGGCCCGAAGCTGCCGGATCCCTTCTCGTTGGTAGTGTTGTGTCAGAGGCTATCAAATCAGGCAAAGTCAGAGACGACGACGGCATGAAAGCCGCGCAGGTCGGCGGCATGGTGACAGGACTGGCAGGCGgaatcatcctcctcgcagGCCTACTCCGGCTCGGGTTTCTCGACAGCGTGCTCTCCCGACCATTTCTCCGCGGCTTCATCAGCTCCATCGGTTTGGTCATCTTCGTGAATCAACTCGTCCCGGAGATGGGTCTCGACAAGGTTGCGGAGCATTCGAGCAAGGCGCATGGCTCACCCCTTGACTCTCTAATATTCATGAGCGAGAATGGCGACAAGATAAGCAAGATCACTTGTGCAGTCAGCTTCAGCGCTGTGGCTATCATTCTCGTTTGCAGGGAGCTGAAGAGAAGATTACAGCCGCTGCCCAAGCTTGGCTGGGTCGTGTACTTTCCCGATCGATTCATCATCGTGGTGCTGTCTGCGGTCTGCTGCTGGTTCTTCGAGTGGGACAAGAAAGGTCTTGACATTCTCGGCGATATCCGAGCACCCGCAGGTGTGCGCGTATTCGAGCCTCATGGCATCCTTGCAAAGGACAACTTCAAGCACGTCAACGATGCTTTCGAAACGGCTTTCATCATTGCTCTGCTTGGCTTCTTCGAAAGTTGTGTGGCAGCAAAGGCATTGGGCGGTGGGACTACAAAGACCGAGACTGTGCGGAAAACAAAGGAAGACGGTAccgtggaagaggtcgaggaggcggatggTATTCGCGGCATGACGGTGTCTTCTAACCGAGAGCTTGTCGCATTGGGTATTGCGAATTTGATTGGCGGCACATTCATGGCCATTCCAGCCTTCGGAGGGTACGGCAGAAGTAAGGTCAACGCGAGTACGGGCGGCAAGACACCTATGAGCAGCATTTTCTTGTCTCTCATCACGGTGATCTGCACGCTGTTTTTGCTGCCTTACTTCTACTACATCCCC AAAGGCGTCCTTTCGGCGATGATCACCGTCGTGTCCATATCACTACTGGAAGAAGCACCGCACGACATCAGATTTTTCTATAAAATCGGCGGCTATCCCGAGCTCTTCTTGATGCTCCTCATCTTTCTCACTACCTTCTTCTGGTCACTGCGCGGCGGCATCATTGTCGGCATAATCTTCTCCCTCATTCGACTTCTCAAACATGCTACCCGGCCCCGCATCCAAATCGTCGGCCGCATCCCTGGGACCCGGGACTTCGACAACGCCGAAGCGCTCGCGCAAGAGGGTCAAGTCGAATTAGTTCCACACTGTCTGATTGTCAAGATCCCCGAACCGTTGACATTCGCCAATACCGGCTCGCTGAAGGACCGCTTGAAGCGTCTCGAAGACCACGGCACAAACTATGCACACCCTGCCCTTCCCAGTGTGCGCGGGAGGGAGCACAACAAGAATGTCATCTTCGACATCCACGGCGTGACGTCCATGGACTTCGCAGCAACTCAAGTCCTCGTCGAGATTGTCAAGGACTACATCGACCGCGGCACCATGGTGTTCTTCTGCCGCGTGCCCAGCCGAAAAGGGAAAGTTTGGGAGCTATTCAACAGATCTGGTATCGTGGATCTATGTGGTGGTGAGCATAACTTCTATCGCAATGTGGAGGCTGCGTTGCGGgcgacggagaagacgagCACGTTCTTCGATTATGCGAATCAGGTTGGTGGTGGGGCGGGTGTGTCGGACGATGATGCGAGTGGGACTGTCACGCAACAGGAAGGGA ATGTCGAGGCCAAAGCACTACCAAAAGTCTAA
- a CDS encoding 60S ribosomal protein L12, which yields MAPKIDPNEEKIIHLRATGGEVGASSALAPKIGPLGLSPKKVGEDIAKATGDWKGLRVTVRLTIKNRQAAVSVVPSASSLVIKALKEPPRDRKKEKNIKHTKSIALDEIITIARTMRFKSMSKDLKGTVKEILGTAFSTGCKVDGRSPKDISDDIESGEIEIPEE from the exons ATGG CACCAAAAATCGACCCCAATGAGGAGAAGATCATTCACCTTCGCGCAAccggaggtgaggtcggtgCTTCATCTGCTCTCGCTCCCAAGATCGGTCCTCTCGGTCTCTCGCCGAAGAAGGTCGGTGAAGATATCGCAAAGGCCACTGGCGACTGG AAAGGTCTCCGCGTGACCGTCCGCCTCACCATCAAGAACCGTCAAGCCGCCGTCTCCGTCGTTCCCTCCGCCTCATCGCTCGTCATCAAGGCTCTCAAGGAGCCACCGCGTGACcgcaagaaggagaagaacatCAAGCACACCAAGTCCATTGCTCTCGACGAGATCATCACGATCGCCCGCACGATGCGCTTCAAGTCCATGTCCAAGGACCTCAAGGGTACCGTCAAGGAGATCCTCGGAACTGCCTTCTCCACTGGATGCAAGGTCGACGGAAGGAGCCCCAAGGACATCAGCGACGACATTGAGAGCGGCGAGATTGAGATTCCAGAGGAGTAA